The window ATCCCAAGTTCATTACTCTTGTAAATATGGTGCCTGATAGTGCAGAGAATAAACATGCCTTGGCTTTAGACTTCCTTGTCTTCTTTTCTTTGTGATTTCTAAGCTGGGCTAGCGTGGGATTTTCAGGCAGGGGAGACACTTCATAATCTTCTTCTATAGCCTCCCAGAGATCAAGAGCTTCAAGATGAACCGTCATCCTAACTGCCCAAGCTTGATAATTTTCACCGTCGAATACAGGTGGTGTGCTGAAGAAATTTGCTTCTGTTTCCATCACAGATCCCTTAAGAAaagagctctgataccattttGTAGTAATATAAACTTGATTATGATATTTCACACCTCTGTAACTTTACAACATTTTAGTACATATATAATCTAAAGGTTTCCTAGAAACAAAGGTTTCTCAGAACAAAACCCACGTAATATTACAGATGTCTAAAACTAGTCACTTGCTTTTCACATGCAAGTCATACCAAAATAGATTACGTAATCACTTGACCACCTTGCCACATCTTTGACTAAGGCACTTTCCAACACTCCGGATCCTTCTTGTATGGGAACTATGACGGTCGGAATAAGATCCCCATGTTTGATCTTCATATTGGTCCTAACAAATGGACTTCTGTTATATTGGATGCTGTAGGAAATGCTTCAGTTTACGAGATGATCCATGCCTTAACACAAGACCGTCTTCAGGTTTGTCTTGTTAAGACAGGAGAAACGACTCCGTTTATTTCCTCCTTGGAACTTCGTCCGTTGGACAATGAAACTTACGTCACGGAAAGTGGATCGTTGATTACGGTCTCAAGATTTTTCTTTGCACCCACTCCACCGATGATCAGGTTTAAAATaaaggtttttttttcatttgtttttgtaTCTGTTGTATTGTTCTTTGTGTTGGTTAACAAAAGAGGAGCCTTCTCTTTCTATTTTATAGGTATGATGAGGACATCCATGACCGAGGATGGAATCCATACTTATTAGACGAACAAATGGTGTCTATAAGCACGGACATTTTGGTCGATACAGAAGATAACTTCTACGATGTGCCACAACTTGTGGTTATGACTGCTGCTGTCCCTAGAAATGCTAGTCAGCCTCTGACATTATATTTGAGTCTCGACGAGACCACTGCAGAggcatatatatacatgcatttCGCTGAAATCCAGAAACTTGGAGCTAATGAGAACAGAGAATTTAGCATCACTTTTAATGATGACCAAGTAGGGTACGCCAAATTTAGGCCACCAAATTTCACCATAACAACTTTATTCACTCCAGAGGCTATAAGTTCTCTTGATGGGAACTTCAAATTAACTTTCGCCATGACCGGTAACTCAACTCATCCTCCTCTTATCAATGCCGTCGAGATTTATAGAGTCTTAGAACTTACAGAGCCTGAGACAAACCAAGATGAAGGTAATTCAAGTATTTACAATAAAAGTGTTATCAGACGACCATTCAAAATTTTTCTGTCTTTTGACTTTGCCTGGTTTGTGAAATGTGCTGATTGATCAGTTTCTGCTATGGTCAACATCAAGAGAAGTTATGAGTTGGAGAAAAAAGTTAGCTGGCAAGGAGATCCATGTGCACCTAAGGCATTTCGGTGGGAAGGTTTAAACTGCAATTATCCAAAATATGAGCCACAAGGGATCATATCCTTGTAAGTTTTGTATTGTCTGTTAATCTGAATCATCTTTACGGTTCTTACAGTTTTGGTGTTTCCCAAATTTTAACTCCTTAGGAACTTGACAGAGAATAAGTTGACTGGTAGCATAACACCTGAATTTGCCAAGCTAACACAATTGGTAGAGCTGTAAGTGCCCCAACACCAATAAACTTAAGTATTTGATATGATAATATTAAGTATATGATTTGgcataaactatttttttgtctCTATTTAATGGACAGAGATTTATCAAAGAACGATCTATCAGGAGATATTCCAGCGTTTTTTGCTGATATGAAGTCGTTGAAACTCATGTGAGCTTGTTTTATCAATACCGCTCTCTccgtttatttatattttgttttgttctcaAAGCTTGAGCTTTCTCATTTGCAGAAACTTATGTGGAAATCCAAATCTCAATAGCACAATTCCGAACTCTCTTCAGAAACGGTTAACCAGTAATTCGTTAACACTAATGTAAGATATTCATTCTTCATTGATTCAGTCTTACATGTAGTACTACTCTAAACTTCATATCCCTTTTTATTTTCCGGTTTCACATAACTTTAATGATTATAGTTTGAGTGAAATTCCCTTAAAGGAGAGCAAAAAGGTTCCAGTGATTGCTATCGCAGCGCCAGTGGCTGGCATGTTTGCTCTTGTTGTTGTCTTGGCTATCTTTTTCgtcataagaaagaaaaaatcttACAGTACTGCGGGTATGTATGAATCACCCGAACGAATTCTTGAAATTATTGGAAAAACGAAAACCTATCTGTTTTTACTCTAATtcatttcacatacttttggtACAATTTTACAGCTCCAGGACCCCCATCTGTCACTACCGGTACAGTTCAAAGTGAGACACGGTCATCCAATCCAACAATCATAACAAAAGACCTCAGGGTTACGTATCCCGAGGTACTGAAGATGACTAATAACTTCCAGAGAGTTCTTGGCAAAGGAGGCTTTGGAACAGTGTATCATGGAAACTTTGATGATGCTCAAGTAGCTGTGAAAATGCTCTCTCATTCATCAGCTCAAGGTTATAAAGAATTCAACGCAGAGGTATGTCTAACAAATATTTCCAAACTGTTCAtcttatctttttgtttttaaataagttAAGTTTCTCTAATCATGAAATGATCATTTTGTTATCTTTTTAGGTTGAACTTCTTTCACGAGTTCATCACAGACATTTGGTGCGACTTGTTGGGTACTGTGATGACGGAGATAACTTGGCTTTGATCTATGAATACATGGCTAATGGAGACCTGAAGGAGCACATGTCAGGTAAACAATTTTACCCAAGACTCCGGTTTACTCGAATTCATCTCTTCCCATAGTTTAAAACATTCAAAGCCCATTACAGGAAAACGCGGAGGCAACGTCCTAACCTGGGAAAACAGAATGCAAATAGCTGTAGAGGCAGCGCAAGGTGAACCAAACTCTGACTTattctctctattttttttttctgattcgTGGCAAGAAAGTGTTGATTCTAGATGTTCTGTTTGTGATGTCTAAAAGCAAGATTGACAGAAACAAAACCATTTGTTACAGGATTAGAGTATCTTCACAATGGATGTCAGCCTCCTATGGTCCATAGAGATGTGAAAACTACTAATATTTTATTGAATGAGCGGTATGGAGCAAAATTAGCTGACTTTGGGCTCTCTAGATCTTTCCCAATCGATGGTGAATACCATGTATCGACTGCAGTTGCAGGCACACCTGGTTACCTGGACCCCGAGTAAGTGAAGTCAGTTAGTTATCATCACTTGTGTTTGTTTTGTTGCTGAAATGAGTGATGAGAAATTTATATACGCTTTCAGGTACCACAGAACAAACTCGCTGAGTGAGAAGAGCGACATATACAGCTTTGGTATAGTGCTGTTAGAGATCATCACAAACCAGCCTGTTATAGATAAAACCCGGGAGAGAACCCACATCAATGAATGGGCTGTCTTAATGCTCACTAAAGGAGACATCAGGAACCTCATCGACCCCAAACTGATGGGGGACTATGACACAACCGGTGCATGGAAGATTGTAGAGTTGGCTCTGGCTTGTGTGAACCCGTCTTCAAACCGGAGACCAACAATGGCACATGTTGTGATAGAGCTTAACGAGTGTGTGGCCTTGGAAAATGCAAGGAGACAAGGTAGCGAAGAGATGTCCGCTAGAAGTTCTGTAAACTTCAGTCTCTCTTCTGCTTCTGAATTTATCCCTGGAGCCAGATAAATTTGAGAATTTTCCCACTTGATGTTTCATTTGTAAAGTTTCCTTTGTAATAATAAAACCATATTTGGTAAATCCAATTGCTGTTTTGTTTCTGTGTTGAACTAACAAAAGGGAGATACATTGCATCTCTCTCTAATACAATTTGTTAGGTACTACAGAACAAAATTCCTAAGCGAGAAGAGTGATGTCTACAGTTTCAGGGTAGTGCTATTAGAGATAGTTACAAACGTGTGTCACATTGATAAAAACAGAGAGAAGCCGCACATTGTAGAATGGGTTGGGTTTAATCACACAAATGTCGAAAACAGAAGAATTGTCGAACGGAAACTTATGGACATAGACTTAAGAGAACTTGGTGTCTACAAGGTCACATAAAAAGAAAACCGTATGGAAAAGGCATAAAGTTGCACAAACACAAAGATTATAAGAACTAGCACTTCTTATTAGATTTAGAAACTCTCTCAAAACTAAACCTTTCAATGTGTTTCTCTTGATGGAACATCTTTCCATGAGAACTCTTTATATAGGAAGAAGCTACATCTTTTCCTAAGGACGAAGCTACATCTTTTCCTAATAATAATATGGAAACATTCCTAAGCTCGAtatgttttcctttttctttaacCTATCAAACTTCACTTTAATGAGTtaacttgctcctcaagttaCTTGGTATTATCCAACATTGCCccccttaattccaacttgaaTCTTAGGTATGTTGATCTTCTGAACTCCAATGAACTTGCGCATTGCTTCGAACTTGATCTTTGCCAATGGTTTAGTGAGTATGTCTGCCTTCTGCTCCACTCCAGGTACGTGCTTCACTTCGATAAAGTCGAACTCCACACAT is drawn from Brassica rapa cultivar Chiifu-401-42 chromosome A05, CAAS_Brap_v3.01, whole genome shotgun sequence and contains these coding sequences:
- the LOC103868632 gene encoding probable LRR receptor-like serine/threonine-protein kinase At1g51860 isoform X1, with translation MFDLHIGPNKWTSVILDAVGNASVYEMIHALTQDRLQVCLVKTGETTPFISSLELRPLDNETYVTESGSLITVSRFFFAPTPPMIRYDEDIHDRGWNPYLLDEQMVSISTDILVDTEDNFYDVPQLVVMTAAVPRNASQPLTLYLSLDETTAEAYIYMHFAEIQKLGANENREFSITFNDDQVGYAKFRPPNFTITTLFTPEAISSLDGNFKLTFAMTGNSTHPPLINAVEIYRVLELTEPETNQDEVSAMVNIKRSYELEKKVSWQGDPCAPKAFRWEGLNCNYPKYEPQGIISLNLTENKLTGSITPEFAKLTQLVELDLSKNDLSGDIPAFFADMKSLKLINLCGNPNLNSTIPNSLQKRLTSNSLTLILSEIPLKESKKVPVIAIAAPVAGMFALVVVLAIFFVIRKKKSYSTAAPGPPSVTTGTVQSETRSSNPTIITKDLRVTYPEVLKMTNNFQRVLGKGGFGTVYHGNFDDAQVAVKMLSHSSAQGYKEFNAEVELLSRVHHRHLVRLVGYCDDGDNLALIYEYMANGDLKEHMSGKRGGNVLTWENRMQIAVEAAQGLEYLHNGCQPPMVHRDVKTTNILLNERYGAKLADFGLSRSFPIDGEYHVSTAVAGTPGYLDPEYHRTNSLSEKSDIYSFGIVLLEIITNQPVIDKTRERTHINEWAVLMLTKGDIRNLIDPKLMGDYDTTGAWKIVELALACVNPSSNRRPTMAHVVIELNECVALENARRQGSEEMSARSSVNFSLSSASEFIPGAR
- the LOC103868632 gene encoding probable LRR receptor-like serine/threonine-protein kinase At1g51860 isoform X2, which produces MKSLKLINLCGNPNLNSTIPNSLQKRLTSNSLTLILSEIPLKESKKVPVIAIAAPVAGMFALVVVLAIFFVIRKKKSYSTAAPGPPSVTTGTVQSETRSSNPTIITKDLRVTYPEVLKMTNNFQRVLGKGGFGTVYHGNFDDAQVAVKMLSHSSAQGYKEFNAEVELLSRVHHRHLVRLVGYCDDGDNLALIYEYMANGDLKEHMSGKRGGNVLTWENRMQIAVEAAQGLEYLHNGCQPPMVHRDVKTTNILLNERYGAKLADFGLSRSFPIDGEYHVSTAVAGTPGYLDPEYHRTNSLSEKSDIYSFGIVLLEIITNQPVIDKTRERTHINEWAVLMLTKGDIRNLIDPKLMGDYDTTGAWKIVELALACVNPSSNRRPTMAHVVIELNECVALENARRQGSEEMSARSSVNFSLSSASEFIPGAR
- the LOC103868632 gene encoding probable LRR receptor-like serine/threonine-protein kinase At1g51860 isoform X3, which translates into the protein MFALVVVLAIFFVIRKKKSYSTAAPGPPSVTTGTVQSETRSSNPTIITKDLRVTYPEVLKMTNNFQRVLGKGGFGTVYHGNFDDAQVAVKMLSHSSAQGYKEFNAEVELLSRVHHRHLVRLVGYCDDGDNLALIYEYMANGDLKEHMSGKRGGNVLTWENRMQIAVEAAQGLEYLHNGCQPPMVHRDVKTTNILLNERYGAKLADFGLSRSFPIDGEYHVSTAVAGTPGYLDPEYHRTNSLSEKSDIYSFGIVLLEIITNQPVIDKTRERTHINEWAVLMLTKGDIRNLIDPKLMGDYDTTGAWKIVELALACVNPSSNRRPTMAHVVIELNECVALENARRQGSEEMSARSSVNFSLSSASEFIPGAR